The stretch of DNA CTAGATGAAACCCTAACTTTGAGCATATTTATACATTCAAAATCATAGAAATTACATTCTCGGTCCACTGTGCTTCCAGAGAAGGGGTTGCGGCTATCTTTCTTGATTTATTTATGTTCTCCTACCAAAGCGGACCTTGAATTTAGCTACATTCTATAAATTACGTCTTTGTTATCTTACTGCATCCACCACATGTACTGATTTGCTCCCCAGTGAAAAACAAGCATCATGTGTCATGGCCTGAACCACATTAAAGCTACGATGTATGAGATCACATGGAGAGTTGTTTATTTATAGAAGTTTATAGGTTGACATCGAATGCCATGTACCTTACTCCCTGCCTTTACGATAATCCATTCACTCCATTCTTACTGTGTCATGATTTCTGAACCAGGTTTCGCCATGCCTCCTATGGACCTTCCATCCAAGATCATCTTGGATGTTATGTTTGAGAAAGTTGGCCATCCATCGGCTGCCTAATCTACACGTGCCATTCATCGCGGCTGCCTTGAAGTCACGGTTGATTTCCATCCAATTGCCAGTGAACTGGAGCGTCCTGTTAGTCAGACCTACATTTCAACCTCCGCTTTTACTGATCTGGAAGAAGCACAGAATCATGTTGCGCATAAAGCCATGGAATTCATGGAGCAGGAACACAATGTGGTCCCATGTGATTATAACTATGCTAAGCTTCAGTCTGCTAGGCTTAACAACGAGGCTCTGCGTCAGCGCCTGAAAGAAAGAGATCAAAGTATCGAAGCACTCAAAAAGGTTAATACATCTCTTGTGCAGCAGCTAGCCGAGAAGAGCAGCACTCTTGAGTCTACCATGAAGAAAAACAGAGATCTAATGGAGAAGCTTGCTGAAAAGGATAGTGTCATTGAAGCCATCAACAAGGACAATAAAACTCTGCACAAGCAGCTTGATGAAAAAATGGAGATCATAAAAAGCCTCAGCAAAGGATGGGACAACTCACTGGATACTGGGTTTTCAGCGACCACCCAGCTTCAGCGTCTGATTGATGAGACCATGTCCCCTGGCTCAACAGACGCAGAAATTGAGCTAAATGCAACTCTCCTTAGTGCTCAGAAGATCTACGAGTATCTTGAGCAGAACACAATCCTTGCTGTTGAGTACCTGCAATCCATTGGGACATATCCATATGAACCAAAGTCTGGTTGTACTGATGATGAGGATAACTGCTTGGTGAACCCTGAATCCGTGCCACCAGAACATCAACCCTACATGAGAAGCATTCTGGATGACGAGGAGATCTTTGATAGTGAAGGGAATTGCTCTGCGGACTTCGACACTATACCCGAGGAGCACTACTGATCCAACATCAACGACAGGTCAACATGGTTATCTTAACAATCGTTTCATGGTACCAGCTTGTTGTCTTCTGCTATCTAGCCTGTGCATCTCACATC from Triticum urartu cultivar G1812 chromosome 3, Tu2.1, whole genome shotgun sequence encodes:
- the LOC125547803 gene encoding uncharacterized protein LOC125547803 — encoded protein: MEFMEQEHNVVPCDYNYAKLQSARLNNEALRQRLKERDQSIEALKKVNTSLVQQLAEKSSTLESTMKKNRDLMEKLAEKDSVIEAINKDNKTLHKQLDEKMEIIKSLSKGWDNSLDTGFSATTQLQRLIDETMSPGSTDAEIELNATLLSAQKIYEYLEQNTILAVEYLQSIGTYPYEPKSGCTDDEDNCLVNPESVPPEHQPYMRSILDDEEIFDSEGNCSADFDTIPEEHY